A single Streptomyces sannanensis DNA region contains:
- a CDS encoding CBS domain-containing protein produces the protein MRHRSVADLMTPTAVSVQRGTAFKEIARLLDEYGITAVPVIDDEGRPVGVVSEADLIRGKISQGSANTAEGLMSSPAVVARPGWSAVRAARLMEEHRIKRLPVVDDSGRLIGVISRSDILQLLLRRDRAIQEEILEDVLTRTLGLSPSALMVDVTDGRVTISGSVERRSLLPIIQRLCESVDGVVDVAVRLAVEADDTAPSSAEGGEHPV, from the coding sequence ATGAGACACCGCAGCGTCGCCGACCTGATGACGCCCACGGCGGTGAGCGTCCAGCGGGGCACCGCGTTCAAGGAGATCGCGCGGCTACTCGACGAGTACGGCATTACGGCCGTACCTGTGATCGATGACGAGGGCCGACCGGTCGGTGTGGTGTCCGAGGCGGATCTGATCCGAGGAAAGATCTCACAGGGCAGTGCGAACACGGCGGAAGGGCTGATGTCCAGCCCGGCCGTCGTCGCGCGGCCCGGATGGAGCGCAGTCAGGGCGGCCCGGTTGATGGAGGAGCACAGGATCAAGCGACTGCCCGTGGTGGACGACTCGGGCCGGCTGATCGGTGTGATCAGCCGCAGTGACATCCTTCAACTGCTCCTGCGGAGGGACCGGGCGATCCAGGAGGAGATCCTCGAGGACGTCCTCACCCGCACACTCGGGCTGTCGCCCTCCGCTCTGATGGTCGACGTCACCGACGGCAGGGTAACGATCAGCGGCAGCGTGGAGCGCAGGAGCCTCCTCCCGATCATCCAGCGGCTGTGCGAGAGCGTCGACGGAGTGGTGGACGTGGCTGTCCGGCTCGCCGTCGAGGCGGACGACACCGCGCCATCGTCCGCCGAGGGCGGCGAACACCCGGTCTGA
- a CDS encoding L-threonylcarbamoyladenylate synthase, which produces MATYYDVHPQNPQQRTISTVAAGIRSGALIAYPTDSCYALGCQLGNRDGLSRIRSIRNLDDRHHFTLVCQNFAQLGQFVHVDKDVFRAIKAATPGSYTFILPATKEVPRQLLHPKKKTVGVRIPDHIVAQALLADLGEPLLSSTLLLPDEDEPMTQGWEIKERLDHVVDAVVDSGDCGTEPTTVIDFSSGEAEIVRRGAGDTARFE; this is translated from the coding sequence ATGGCAACGTACTACGACGTGCACCCCCAGAACCCTCAGCAGCGCACCATCAGCACTGTCGCTGCCGGCATCCGTTCCGGCGCGCTCATCGCGTACCCGACGGACTCCTGTTACGCCCTGGGCTGCCAGCTGGGCAACCGTGACGGCCTCAGCCGGATCCGGTCGATCCGGAACCTCGACGATCGCCACCATTTCACCCTGGTGTGCCAGAACTTCGCGCAGCTCGGCCAGTTCGTGCATGTCGACAAGGACGTGTTCCGCGCGATCAAGGCGGCAACACCTGGCAGCTACACCTTCATCCTCCCGGCGACGAAGGAGGTGCCGCGCCAGCTGCTGCACCCCAAGAAGAAAACCGTCGGAGTCCGCATTCCGGACCATATTGTTGCCCAGGCCCTGCTGGCGGACCTCGGTGAGCCGCTGCTCTCCAGCACCCTGCTCCTGCCCGACGAGGACGAGCCGATGACACAGGGGTGGGAGATCAAAGAGCGCCTCGACCACGTGGTTGACGCCGTGGTCGACTCGGGCGACTGTGGCACGGAGCCGACCACGGTCATCGACTTCTCCAGTGGCGAGGCCGAGATCGTACGCCGTGGGGCAGGCGACACCGCGCGGTTCGAGTAG
- a CDS encoding acyl-CoA dehydrogenase family protein, producing MSARRLLPNEESLGLIRLVRKLAADELAPRVDADEANEAFPRDVFRLLGRVGLLGLPYSEAYGGSSLSYEVYLQVVEEIASVWVSVGVGVSVHVLSCFGLATMGTEEQKQEWLPAMLGGELLGAYCLSEPHAGSDPAAMQTRARLDGDHYVLNGAKAWTTHGGHADYYKVMARTSEDRTGISCFMIPADTEGLTADVPERKMGLTGSTTATMVLRDVRVPVERRIGAEGDGLRIALASLDSGRLGIAAVAVGLAQGALDHAIAYARDRETFGSRIIDHQGVAFLLADMEAAVFSARAATLHAARLKDAGLPFSREASVAKLVATDNAMRVTTDAVQVLGGVGYTREFPVERYMREAKVTQIFEGTNQIQRMVIGRSLAKSNNGDLTLAP from the coding sequence ATGAGCGCGCGTCGTCTGTTACCGAACGAGGAGTCCCTTGGCCTCATCAGGCTGGTCCGGAAGCTGGCGGCCGATGAACTCGCGCCGCGGGTGGATGCCGATGAGGCGAACGAGGCGTTCCCTCGTGACGTCTTCAGGCTCCTCGGACGCGTCGGCCTGCTCGGTTTGCCGTACTCCGAGGCGTACGGTGGCAGCAGTCTGTCCTACGAGGTGTACCTACAGGTTGTCGAAGAGATCGCGTCCGTGTGGGTTTCGGTCGGTGTAGGTGTCTCAGTGCACGTGCTGTCGTGCTTCGGCTTGGCGACGATGGGTACCGAGGAGCAGAAGCAGGAGTGGCTGCCCGCGATGCTCGGTGGCGAGCTGCTGGGTGCCTACTGCCTCTCGGAGCCGCACGCCGGCTCGGACCCGGCCGCGATGCAGACCCGGGCCCGTCTGGACGGCGATCACTACGTCCTGAACGGCGCGAAAGCCTGGACGACCCATGGCGGCCACGCGGACTACTACAAGGTCATGGCCCGCACCTCGGAAGATCGCACGGGTATCTCGTGCTTCATGATCCCGGCTGACACCGAGGGCCTCACCGCTGATGTGCCTGAACGGAAGATGGGCCTGACCGGGTCCACGACGGCGACCATGGTGCTCCGGGACGTCCGTGTCCCCGTCGAGCGGCGTATCGGTGCTGAGGGCGACGGCCTGCGTATCGCTCTCGCGAGCCTGGATTCCGGCCGTCTCGGTATCGCGGCCGTCGCGGTCGGTCTCGCCCAGGGCGCTCTTGACCACGCGATCGCCTATGCGCGCGATCGGGAGACTTTCGGATCACGCATTATCGACCACCAGGGAGTCGCGTTCCTGCTCGCTGACATGGAGGCCGCGGTGTTTTCAGCGCGTGCTGCGACCCTCCATGCCGCCCGGTTGAAGGACGCGGGACTGCCGTTCAGCCGTGAGGCGTCGGTCGCGAAGCTTGTCGCGACCGACAACGCGATGCGTGTCACCACCGATGCGGTGCAGGTGCTCGGCGGGGTCGGCTACACGCGCGAGTTCCCGGTCGAGCGGTACATGCGTGAGGCCAAGGTGACTCAGATCTTCGAAGGCACGAACCAGATTCAGCGCATGGTCATCGGGCGGTCGCTCGCCAAGTCCAACAACGGTGACCTCACTTTGGCCCCCTGA
- a CDS encoding pyridoxamine 5'-phosphate oxidase family protein, protein MRAHLGDRLVVESPATGATRRDGEIVGLHHEDGTPPYDVRWSDTNEVTLVFPGPDAHIHHVEHGPGRLHEPSRPSRDEAVTASSRPPSGGAPGVGDIGRRVAAERERQGLTRAETARRAGMAPDYLAYLEERPADPSLESLIRLAAALGTSVAALRGAGIDQPPGQGQALLHPRLRDLGPDECRDLLSTHGVGRIAVSTPDGPVVIPVNYEVIEDAIAFRTAPDSVLAAAAGTHVAFEVDHVDEAMSQGWSVLVVGPARVVTEPDAARRMTDRAHTEPWAGGERETWVSIQPTGITGRRIVPADQ, encoded by the coding sequence ATGCGAGCTCACCTCGGCGATCGACTTGTTGTCGAAAGCCCGGCCACCGGCGCCACCAGGCGCGACGGCGAGATCGTCGGACTCCACCATGAGGACGGAACACCTCCCTACGACGTGCGCTGGTCCGATACGAACGAGGTGACACTCGTCTTTCCCGGGCCGGATGCGCACATCCATCACGTCGAGCACGGCCCCGGGAGGCTCCACGAGCCTTCCCGGCCGAGCAGGGATGAGGCCGTCACCGCGTCCTCCAGGCCCCCCTCCGGTGGGGCACCCGGCGTCGGCGACATCGGCCGGCGCGTGGCCGCTGAACGCGAGCGACAAGGACTGACCCGGGCAGAAACAGCCCGTCGCGCCGGAATGGCGCCGGACTACCTGGCGTACCTCGAAGAACGGCCGGCCGACCCGAGCCTGGAGAGCCTGATCAGGTTGGCCGCCGCGCTGGGCACCAGCGTCGCGGCCCTGCGCGGGGCCGGCATCGATCAGCCGCCCGGCCAAGGTCAGGCGCTCCTGCACCCCCGACTACGGGACCTCGGCCCCGACGAATGCCGCGACCTGCTTTCCACGCACGGCGTAGGGCGCATCGCGGTATCGACCCCCGATGGCCCGGTGGTCATCCCGGTGAACTACGAGGTCATCGAAGATGCAATTGCCTTCCGGACCGCGCCTGACTCGGTGCTCGCGGCGGCCGCAGGAACACATGTCGCATTCGAGGTCGACCATGTCGACGAGGCCATGAGCCAGGGCTGGAGTGTCCTCGTCGTCGGTCCTGCGAGGGTTGTCACGGAGCCCGACGCCGCGCGGCGGATGACCGACCGCGCCCACACCGAGCCATGGGCGGGGGGCGAACGCGAGACGTGGGTGTCGATCCAGCCCACCGGCATCACGGGTCGCCGCATCGTTCCGGCCGATCAATGA
- a CDS encoding GNAT family N-acetyltransferase: protein MSSRTSPISQPITIRRAVARDAKRLTRLVRGSGAYEGKYAAAVAGYRVGPDYIEAHRAFVAVGADEHGGRVIGFYSLVLAPPELDLLFVADEAQGRGIGRLLVAHMQSEARAAGLDRVKVVSHLPAEDFYHRVGAVRTGTALANPPAVPWDRPTFEFRIPSE, encoded by the coding sequence ATGAGTTCACGCACTTCCCCGATCAGCCAGCCGATCACGATACGGAGGGCCGTCGCGCGGGATGCCAAACGGCTCACGCGGCTCGTGCGTGGCTCAGGCGCCTACGAGGGTAAGTACGCAGCCGCAGTGGCGGGCTACCGGGTCGGTCCTGATTACATCGAAGCCCATCGCGCCTTTGTGGCCGTCGGCGCCGACGAGCATGGAGGCCGGGTCATCGGGTTCTACTCGCTTGTCCTCGCTCCACCGGAGCTCGACCTGCTGTTCGTCGCCGACGAAGCGCAAGGACGTGGTATTGGACGGCTGCTCGTTGCGCACATGCAGTCCGAGGCCCGTGCCGCCGGGCTCGACCGTGTCAAGGTCGTGTCGCATCTTCCCGCCGAGGACTTCTACCACCGCGTTGGTGCAGTGCGGACCGGGACCGCGCTCGCGAACCCGCCCGCCGTGCCGTGGGACCGTCCCACATTCGAGTTTCGCATTCCTTCGGAATGA
- a CDS encoding metallophosphoesterase, giving the protein MTDTSNTRPAEGEAQAPRQSRLHRLMRYIPLIAPVLLWAVPCWVLLHSGQHWPLPVTLVGTALFVLGLVGMPFAMVRGHGRRQQDRAAIVGDTLLGTSWVLFTWSVLIGVLLRLALTVAGVGESQDRARIVTWAVLGVTAVLLAWGYAEARRVPRVRRLDVQLPRLGPGLDGIRVVLITDTHYGPLDRARWSARVCETVNALEADLVCHTGDIADGTAERRRAQAVPLSTVRATRARVYVTGNHEYYSEAQGWVDLMDELGWEPLRNRHLLLERGGDTLVVAGVDDVTAESSGLAGHGAHLAGALHGADPDHPVLLLAHQPKFVDRAAAGGVDLQLSGHTHGGQIWPFHHLVRIDQPALAGLSRHGTRTLLYTSRGTGFWGPPFRVFAPSEITLLVLRSPQRPPHRSAGRAGGSA; this is encoded by the coding sequence GTGACCGACACCAGCAACACCCGGCCCGCCGAGGGTGAAGCGCAAGCGCCGCGGCAGAGCCGACTGCACCGCCTGATGCGCTACATCCCCCTGATCGCCCCCGTCCTTCTGTGGGCCGTGCCCTGCTGGGTGCTCCTGCACAGCGGCCAGCACTGGCCGCTGCCCGTCACGCTGGTCGGCACCGCCCTGTTCGTCCTCGGCCTCGTCGGTATGCCGTTCGCGATGGTGCGCGGCCACGGCCGGCGTCAGCAGGACCGGGCGGCGATCGTCGGTGACACCCTGCTGGGCACGAGCTGGGTTCTGTTCACCTGGTCCGTTCTGATCGGGGTCCTCTTGCGGCTCGCCCTGACCGTGGCCGGCGTCGGTGAGAGTCAGGACCGGGCCCGAATCGTCACTTGGGCGGTCCTCGGCGTTACCGCCGTGCTGCTCGCCTGGGGGTACGCCGAGGCCCGCCGCGTGCCCCGCGTGCGGCGACTCGACGTGCAACTCCCACGGCTGGGTCCCGGGTTGGACGGTATACGCGTCGTCCTCATCACCGACACCCACTACGGTCCCCTCGATCGCGCCCGCTGGTCGGCACGGGTGTGCGAGACGGTGAACGCTCTGGAAGCCGACTTGGTCTGCCACACCGGAGACATCGCGGACGGCACGGCCGAACGCCGCCGTGCTCAGGCCGTCCCACTCAGTACTGTGCGGGCCACCCGGGCCCGGGTCTACGTCACCGGCAACCACGAGTACTACAGCGAGGCCCAGGGCTGGGTCGACCTGATGGACGAGCTGGGCTGGGAGCCGCTGCGCAACCGCCATCTGCTGCTCGAACGCGGTGGCGACACCCTCGTGGTGGCCGGCGTGGATGACGTCACGGCCGAGTCCTCCGGCCTCGCCGGCCACGGCGCCCACCTCGCCGGAGCCCTGCACGGCGCCGACCCCGACCACCCCGTCCTGCTCCTGGCCCACCAGCCCAAGTTCGTCGACCGGGCGGCAGCCGGCGGCGTCGACCTCCAGCTCTCCGGCCACACCCACGGCGGCCAGATCTGGCCCTTCCACCACCTGGTCCGCATCGACCAGCCCGCCCTCGCCGGCCTCAGCCGCCACGGCACCCGCACCCTCCTCTACACCAGCCGCGGCACCGGCTTCTGGGGCCCGCCCTTCCGCGTCTTCGCCCCGAGCGAGATCACCCTGCTCGTACTCCGCTCCCCGCAGCGGCCCCCACACCGTAGCGCTGGGCGGGCCGGCGGTTCCGCCTGA
- a CDS encoding type III PLP-dependent enzyme: MRAALAAAIEDAIIYDLDGIGRQYAALCAELPGVAVRFAMKACPVDEVLGHLARLGSGFDAASPQEIAQALRTGVAPWLIHYGNTVKSDRNIAEAYRLGVRDFATDCLEDVAAIAEHAPGSRVFCRIATTGEGALWGLSHKFGCSPEDALRVLGAARSAGLVPSGLSVHVGSQQMTAEAWAAAIDSLAAVLEALSGRGITPDRINLGGGLPALGVLDRRGRPLEPPLDKMFVVIREGMERLRAVNAAPLDFLVEPGRHLVADHGAIRAHVARLTSRHRLDGTREDWLYLSCGKFNGLYEMDQLQYRLEFPTHSGGQFVDAVVAGPTCDSDDAYAQEDGLVRVPRAIASGDPVWVHSCGAYAAAYATRGFNGFAPLPYTCVGGPALDGGDA; the protein is encoded by the coding sequence CTGCGCGCTGCGCTCGCCGCCGCCATCGAGGACGCCATCATCTACGACCTGGACGGCATCGGCCGCCAGTACGCCGCCCTGTGCGCCGAACTGCCAGGCGTCGCCGTCCGGTTCGCGATGAAGGCCTGCCCGGTGGACGAGGTGCTCGGCCACCTCGCCCGGCTCGGCTCCGGCTTCGACGCGGCGAGCCCGCAGGAGATCGCCCAGGCGCTGCGCACCGGGGTGGCCCCCTGGCTGATCCACTACGGCAACACCGTCAAGTCCGACCGCAACATCGCCGAGGCTTACCGGCTGGGCGTGCGCGACTTCGCCACCGACTGCCTGGAGGACGTCGCCGCAATCGCCGAACACGCCCCTGGATCACGGGTCTTCTGCCGGATCGCGACCACCGGCGAGGGAGCGCTGTGGGGCCTGAGCCACAAGTTCGGCTGCTCGCCCGAGGATGCCCTGCGGGTGCTCGGTGCCGCCCGGAGCGCCGGGCTGGTGCCCTCCGGCCTGTCGGTGCACGTCGGCTCCCAGCAGATGACCGCCGAGGCATGGGCCGCGGCGATCGACTCGCTGGCGGCGGTCCTGGAGGCGCTCAGCGGGCGCGGCATCACCCCGGACCGGATCAACCTCGGTGGCGGTCTGCCCGCCCTCGGTGTCCTCGACCGGCGCGGCCGGCCGCTGGAACCGCCGCTGGACAAGATGTTCGTGGTGATCCGCGAGGGCATGGAACGACTGCGTGCCGTCAACGCCGCCCCGCTGGACTTCCTGGTGGAGCCCGGCCGCCACCTGGTCGCCGACCACGGCGCGATCCGCGCCCACGTGGCACGGCTCACTTCCCGACACCGGCTCGACGGCACCCGTGAGGACTGGCTCTACCTGAGCTGCGGCAAGTTCAACGGCCTCTACGAGATGGACCAGTTGCAGTACCGCCTGGAGTTCCCCACCCATTCCGGCGGGCAGTTCGTCGACGCCGTGGTGGCCGGCCCGACCTGCGACAGCGACGACGCGTACGCCCAGGAGGACGGCCTGGTACGGGTCCCGCGCGCGATCGCCTCCGGCGACCCGGTGTGGGTCCACTCCTGCGGCGCGTACGCCGCCGCGTACGCCACCCGGGGGTTCAACGGCTTCGCGCCGCTGCCGTACACCTGCGTCGGCGGCCCGGCTCTGGACGGAGGAGACGCGTGA
- the istA gene encoding IS21 family transposase — protein MYRSREWIFERIRRDKRVDPSVSGRMLAQRYRVSRNTVAKALTQPVPPKRKKPPPRASVLEPVKGFIDAMLREDLAAPRKQKHTISRVMERLAAEHDFELASYTTVRDYMARRRPELVLEAREGRRHLEGVVPQTKQPGEEAEVDFADVWLDLAGQRRKCVLFTLRMSYSGKAVHRVYATASQEAFLEGHVEAFEALGGCPTVHIRYDNLKPAVKQVLFGRSRTETARWAAFRSWYSFSAFYCTPGEEGAHEKGGVEHEGGRFRRKHLVPPPEVETLAELNERLAAIDLAEDARHVHGRPTSIGFDFEAERELLRPLPADGYDCGIDLTPVVQRNGRITVRQSYYSVPAKFIGAKVRVKLRANELLVFDGRKIVARHPRLTRRYTAHDILDHYLEILLVRPGAFAGASALAQARAEGTFTKTHEAFWAAAKAKCGDRDGTRLLIEVLLLHRQLPAEAVVAGMATVVKVGSVNPDLVAIEARKAIEDSDLDEADGTEADACDDQDGDAEAGGTADEGAKVISLHARRLPPDPRTQLPDMSKYDRLLAPPAPPRKQQKGTSA, from the coding sequence GTGTACAGGTCGCGTGAGTGGATCTTTGAGCGGATCCGCCGGGACAAGCGTGTGGACCCGTCGGTGTCGGGGCGGATGCTGGCCCAGCGGTACAGGGTGTCGCGGAACACGGTGGCGAAGGCGTTGACCCAGCCGGTGCCGCCGAAGCGGAAGAAGCCGCCGCCCCGGGCGAGTGTGCTGGAGCCGGTGAAGGGCTTCATCGACGCGATGCTGCGGGAGGACCTGGCGGCGCCGCGCAAGCAGAAGCACACGATCAGCCGGGTGATGGAGCGGCTGGCGGCTGAGCACGACTTCGAGCTCGCCTCCTACACGACGGTGCGTGACTACATGGCCAGACGGCGTCCGGAGCTGGTCTTGGAGGCCAGGGAGGGGCGCCGGCATCTGGAGGGTGTTGTTCCGCAGACGAAGCAGCCGGGCGAGGAGGCCGAGGTCGACTTTGCGGACGTCTGGCTGGACCTGGCCGGGCAGCGGCGCAAGTGCGTGCTGTTCACGCTGCGGATGTCGTATTCGGGCAAGGCGGTGCACCGCGTCTATGCGACGGCATCGCAGGAGGCTTTCCTGGAAGGGCACGTCGAGGCGTTCGAGGCGCTGGGCGGCTGCCCGACGGTCCACATTCGCTATGACAATCTCAAGCCAGCGGTCAAGCAGGTGCTGTTTGGCCGTTCGCGCACGGAGACGGCCCGGTGGGCGGCGTTCAGGTCGTGGTACTCGTTCTCGGCGTTCTACTGCACCCCTGGTGAGGAAGGCGCCCACGAGAAGGGCGGGGTCGAGCACGAGGGCGGGCGGTTCCGCCGCAAGCACCTGGTCCCGCCGCCCGAGGTCGAGACGCTGGCCGAGCTGAACGAGCGTCTGGCCGCGATCGATCTGGCCGAGGATGCCCGGCACGTCCATGGCCGTCCGACCTCGATCGGGTTCGACTTCGAAGCCGAGCGCGAGCTGCTGCGGCCCCTGCCTGCGGACGGATACGACTGCGGGATCGACCTGACACCGGTGGTCCAGCGCAACGGTCGCATCACGGTCCGTCAGAGCTACTACTCGGTGCCGGCGAAGTTTATCGGCGCCAAGGTCCGGGTGAAACTGCGGGCCAACGAGCTTCTGGTCTTCGACGGCCGCAAGATCGTCGCTCGGCACCCGCGGCTGACGCGCCGATACACCGCCCACGACATCCTCGACCACTACCTGGAAATCCTGCTGGTGCGCCCCGGCGCGTTCGCCGGGGCTTCGGCCCTCGCACAAGCCAGGGCCGAAGGCACCTTCACCAAGACCCACGAAGCGTTCTGGGCCGCGGCCAAGGCCAAGTGCGGTGACAGGGACGGCACCCGGCTGCTGATCGAAGTGCTGCTACTGCACCGTCAGCTGCCCGCCGAAGCCGTCGTCGCAGGGATGGCCACGGTCGTCAAGGTCGGCTCGGTCAATCCCGACCTGGTGGCCATCGAGGCCCGCAAGGCGATCGAGGACAGCGACCTCGACGAGGCCGACGGCACCGAGGCCGATGCCTGTGACGACCAGGACGGCGACGCGGAGGCCGGCGGCACGGCGGACGAGGGCGCGAAGGTGATCTCCCTGCACGCCCGGCGCCTGCCGCCCGATCCACGCACCCAGCTGCCGGACATGTCCAAGTACGACCGGCTGCTTGCGCCGCCGGCACCGCCGAGGAAACAGCAGAAAGGCACGAGCGCATGA
- a CDS encoding uracil-DNA glycosylase translates to MRGDHPATETHDFPAITAPRMRTVQDLDAAVATCRACPRLVAWREEAARVKRRAFKDWEYWGRPVPGFGPPDAPLAIIGLAPAAHGGNRTGRIFTGDPSGDALYAALYDIGLASQPTATHRNDGLELYGVRITVPVHCAPPGNRPTTTERDTCRPWLAHELELLRPTLRATVVLGAFAWQALLPVLAGAGWRLPRPRPVFGHGVEALVAEAGGEREVYLIGGYHPSRRNMFTRTLTPAMLRDVLRRGALVAGLPTRSGRGNPGP, encoded by the coding sequence ATGCGCGGCGACCACCCGGCGACCGAAACACACGACTTCCCCGCGATCACGGCTCCTCGGATGAGAACGGTCCAGGACTTGGACGCGGCGGTGGCCACCTGTCGGGCCTGCCCGCGGCTGGTGGCCTGGCGGGAGGAGGCCGCGCGCGTCAAGCGCAGGGCATTCAAGGACTGGGAGTACTGGGGCAGGCCGGTGCCCGGCTTCGGCCCGCCGGATGCACCACTTGCGATCATCGGGCTTGCTCCGGCCGCGCACGGCGGCAACCGCACCGGGCGCATCTTCACCGGTGACCCGTCCGGCGATGCACTCTATGCCGCCCTGTACGACATCGGTCTGGCCTCCCAGCCGACCGCCACGCACCGGAACGACGGGTTGGAGCTGTACGGGGTACGGATCACCGTGCCGGTGCACTGTGCACCGCCCGGCAACCGGCCCACCACAACTGAACGCGACACCTGCCGCCCGTGGCTTGCCCACGAGTTGGAGTTGCTGCGCCCGACGCTGAGGGCCACAGTGGTGCTCGGAGCCTTCGCCTGGCAGGCGCTGCTGCCCGTGCTGGCCGGCGCGGGATGGCGACTGCCCCGTCCACGACCGGTCTTCGGGCACGGTGTCGAGGCGCTGGTCGCCGAGGCCGGCGGCGAACGCGAGGTGTACCTGATCGGCGGATACCATCCCAGCCGGCGCAACATGTTCACCCGCACCCTCACCCCTGCCATGCTCCGGGACGTCCTGCGGCGCGGTGCTCTGGTTGCCGGACTGCCGACCCGGTCCGGGCGCGGAAACCCGGGTCCCTGA
- a CDS encoding PaaI family thioesterase, protein MEDTPLQNLADPDGVCYGCGSAHPSGLRISSHWDADAVHLVCTHLPDPGFTGWPGLVYGGLIAMLVDCHSNWTAMAHHYRAEGREPGSLPRIDCVTGELGVKYLKPTPMGVPLTLRARVEGEVARKSRVICEVYAADVLTAVGDSVFVRVDTVRLAAAAHGTAAT, encoded by the coding sequence GTGGAAGACACGCCCCTGCAAAACCTGGCCGATCCGGACGGTGTCTGCTACGGATGCGGCAGCGCGCATCCAAGCGGCCTGCGCATCAGCAGCCACTGGGACGCGGACGCGGTCCATCTGGTGTGCACGCACCTGCCGGATCCCGGCTTCACCGGCTGGCCCGGACTCGTGTACGGCGGGCTGATCGCGATGCTCGTCGACTGCCACTCCAACTGGACGGCCATGGCGCACCACTACCGCGCCGAGGGGCGTGAGCCGGGCAGCCTGCCGCGCATCGACTGCGTGACGGGGGAGCTCGGCGTGAAGTACCTGAAGCCGACACCGATGGGCGTGCCGCTCACCCTGAGGGCACGCGTCGAAGGCGAGGTGGCCCGTAAGAGCCGAGTGATCTGCGAGGTGTACGCCGCGGACGTGCTGACCGCTGTCGGCGATTCGGTGTTCGTGCGGGTGGACACCGTGCGTCTGGCGGCCGCAGCGCACGGTACGGCGGCGACGTAG
- a CDS encoding potassium channel family protein: MKWLVSLLGVGLVMAALRDLFHTLWHPTRHGGLSRLVMTVLWRLSQQLRARRRVVGLVGLVGPLAMVTVVGMWATIIILGWAIVYWPHMPEDFAFAAASQPSPQSGLLDSLYMSLTTVATLGLGDIVPTAGWLRVAAPLEALVGFVLLTATVSWVLEIYPALTRRRVLALRLALLRRSDPATQQLDCTAGALLLESLATEVVRVRIDFTQYAEAYYFHDGEDHASLAAMVGYATDLADRGRAARRPDVRLTGNVLAGALEDLAAILDQRFLHTGGTSTEVFAAYAADHGRDSTRP, encoded by the coding sequence ATGAAGTGGTTGGTCTCGCTGCTGGGGGTCGGGCTGGTCATGGCCGCCCTGCGGGACCTCTTCCATACTCTCTGGCATCCCACCCGGCACGGTGGCCTGAGCCGACTCGTCATGACTGTGCTGTGGAGACTGTCCCAGCAGCTGCGTGCCCGCAGGCGTGTCGTCGGGCTCGTCGGGCTCGTCGGACCGCTCGCCATGGTGACGGTGGTCGGCATGTGGGCGACGATCATCATCCTGGGCTGGGCCATCGTCTACTGGCCCCACATGCCGGAGGATTTCGCCTTTGCAGCGGCCTCGCAACCGTCCCCTCAGTCAGGGTTGCTCGACTCCCTGTACATGTCGCTCACCACGGTCGCCACCCTTGGGCTCGGGGACATCGTGCCCACCGCTGGGTGGCTCCGTGTCGCCGCGCCGCTGGAAGCCCTCGTCGGCTTCGTACTTCTGACGGCCACGGTCTCCTGGGTTCTCGAAATCTATCCGGCGCTGACCCGCAGGAGGGTCCTCGCCCTCCGGCTGGCGCTGCTGCGCCGCTCGGACCCGGCAACGCAACAGCTCGACTGCACTGCGGGAGCCTTGCTGCTGGAGAGCCTGGCCACTGAAGTGGTGCGAGTCCGCATCGACTTCACCCAGTACGCCGAGGCCTACTACTTCCATGACGGGGAGGACCATGCGTCTCTGGCGGCCATGGTGGGCTACGCCACCGACCTCGCCGACCGTGGTCGGGCCGCCCGGCGGCCGGATGTGCGTCTGACGGGCAATGTGCTCGCCGGTGCGCTGGAAGACCTTGCCGCCATTCTGGACCAGCGTTTTCTCCACACCGGAGGAACATCGACGGAAGTCTTCGCCGCGTACGCTGCCGACCACGGGCGTGACTCCACGCGGCCCTGA